Proteins co-encoded in one Apodemus sylvaticus chromosome 6, mApoSyl1.1, whole genome shotgun sequence genomic window:
- the LOC127687016 gene encoding uncharacterized protein C2orf16-like: MDAEQVFVSHTDPSEHRPIRTQTHQNTGPSEHRFIRTQVHQNTGPSEQRSIRTQAHQNTGPSEHRPIRTQVHQNTGPSEHRSIRTQTHQNTGPSEHRSIRTQAHQNTGPSEHRSIRTQAHQNTGPSEHRSIRTQVYQNTGPSEHRPIRTQVHQNTGPSEHRSIRTQVHQNTDPSEHRPIRTQTHQNTDPSERASAGKSLACWALYYFLSHLMCCLGCPVQWLHIDMMSVLATHVSLYSWNDTVSRNLGSVFPPDLNGCSAECGVRHPKQGICGPRIAAGILSGPLDCLLLFQIITMVFFCNFFFIYR; encoded by the exons ATGGATGCTGAACAAGTATTTGTCAGTCACACAGATCCATCAGAACACAGACCCATCAGAACACAGACCCATCAGAACACAGGTCCATCAGAACACAGGTTCATCAGAACACAGGTTCATCAGAACACAGGTCCATCAGAACAAAGGTCCATCAGAACACAGGCCCATCAGAACACAGGCCCATCAGAACACAGGCCCATCAGAACACAGGTCCATCAGAACACAGGTCCATCAGAACACAGGTCCATCAGAACACAG ACCCATCAGAATACAGGTCCATCAGAACACAGGTCCATCAGAACACAGGCCCATCAGAACACAGGCCCATCAGAACACAGGTCCATCAGAACACAGGCCCATCAGAACACAGGCCCATCAGAACACAG GTCCATCAGAACACAGGTCTATCAGAACACAGGCCCATCAGAACACAGGCCCATCAGAACACAGGTCCATCAGAACACAGGCCCATCAGAACACAGGTCCATCAGAACACAGGTCCATCAGAACACAGACCCATCAGAACACAGGCCCATCAGAACACAGACCCATCAGAACACAG ACCCATCAGAACGAGCAtctgcaggcaaaagcctggcatgcTGGgcactttattattttcttagtcACCTCATGTGCTGTCTGGGGTGCCCTGTGCAGTGGCTGCATATAGACATGATGTCAGTGCTGGCCACACACGTCTCTCTGTATTCTTGGAATGACACTGTTAGCAGAAATTTAGGCAGCGTGTTCCCCCCTGACCTAAACGGATGCTCTGCAGAGTGTGGTGTGCGTCATCCGAAACAAGGAATATGTGGTCCAAGAATTGCAGCAGGGATACTTTCTGGTCCCCTTGATTGCCTTCTTTTGTTTCAGATTATTACAATGgtctttttttgtaattttttttttatatatagataG